The following coding sequences are from one Paenibacillus sp. JDR-2 window:
- a CDS encoding alpha-glycosidase yields MQRESIYHSPSHRWSYAYDPGTFHLRLKTKRSDVERVVAIAGDKYDWDHHYQEVEMELIAADGMHDYWEAVIRPEFKRFSYGFRLHSGEETAWLTEDGFSEEQPTPAGGYFEAHYIHPIDLFEAPEWAKEAIFYQIYPERFENGDTTNDPEGTSPWGEQPEGESFFGGDLQGIINRIGHLNELGVNAVYLTPVFRSPSNHKYDTTDYREVDPHFGDKDLLKMLVEVCHKHGIRVVLDAVFNHASEQFPPFQDVLEKGDQSEFKDWFHLNGFPVEVQDGIANYDTFGFYGNMPKLNTANPDVKNYLIETAVNWMKETGIDGWRLDVANEIDHHFWRDFRAAIKDANKEAFIIGEVWSDSLRWLLGDQFDSVMNYPFTELVLSFFADRAIPPARFAEKMNRLLMRYPQQTNETLFNLLSSHDIPRVMTRCGGDTKRLKQAVVYMMTSMGLPCVYYGDEFGMEGGEDPDCRRCMVWNEEDQNRELFDFYKLLISLRKERAALRSGRFRVLLAEEDNGSLIYERLDGKEHFTIWMNRSDEPAELSHPMNEGGWSDALTGERIDNPDGKLVIGLEPNGYRIVWRKIE; encoded by the coding sequence TTGCAAAGAGAAAGCATCTATCATTCCCCCAGCCATAGATGGTCGTATGCCTATGATCCGGGAACGTTCCATCTTCGTCTTAAAACCAAACGCAGCGATGTCGAGCGGGTTGTTGCTATCGCAGGAGATAAATATGATTGGGATCATCATTACCAGGAAGTCGAAATGGAGCTCATCGCGGCCGATGGCATGCATGATTATTGGGAAGCCGTTATCCGGCCGGAATTCAAACGGTTTAGCTACGGCTTCCGGCTTCATAGCGGAGAGGAAACGGCTTGGCTGACGGAGGACGGCTTCTCGGAGGAGCAGCCAACGCCGGCAGGCGGTTATTTCGAAGCGCATTACATCCATCCCATTGATTTGTTCGAAGCTCCGGAATGGGCCAAGGAAGCGATATTTTATCAGATCTATCCGGAGCGATTCGAGAATGGGGACACCACTAACGATCCCGAAGGTACAAGCCCGTGGGGAGAACAGCCGGAGGGCGAATCCTTTTTCGGAGGGGATCTGCAAGGGATTATTAACCGCATCGGGCACTTGAACGAGCTTGGCGTCAACGCCGTTTATTTGACACCGGTCTTCCGCTCGCCTTCCAATCATAAATACGACACCACCGATTACCGGGAGGTAGATCCCCACTTTGGAGACAAGGACCTCCTGAAGATGCTGGTCGAGGTCTGCCATAAGCATGGTATTCGCGTTGTGCTTGACGCTGTGTTTAACCATGCTAGCGAACAATTCCCGCCTTTTCAGGATGTACTGGAGAAGGGAGATCAGTCGGAATTTAAAGACTGGTTTCATCTCAACGGCTTCCCCGTAGAGGTTCAGGACGGCATAGCGAATTACGATACCTTCGGCTTCTATGGCAACATGCCAAAGCTGAATACGGCGAATCCGGATGTGAAGAATTATTTAATCGAAACAGCGGTGAACTGGATGAAAGAAACGGGAATCGACGGCTGGCGGCTGGATGTGGCGAATGAAATCGACCATCACTTCTGGCGCGATTTCCGTGCGGCCATTAAGGATGCTAATAAGGAAGCCTTTATTATCGGGGAAGTATGGAGCGATTCGCTGCGCTGGCTTCTAGGCGATCAGTTTGATTCTGTCATGAACTATCCGTTTACGGAGCTGGTGCTTAGCTTCTTCGCCGACCGTGCCATCCCGCCAGCCCGATTCGCGGAAAAAATGAACCGGCTGCTCATGCGGTATCCGCAGCAGACGAACGAGACCTTGTTCAACCTGCTGTCGAGCCACGATATCCCTCGCGTTATGACCCGTTGCGGCGGCGATACCAAGCGGCTGAAGCAAGCCGTCGTTTACATGATGACCTCAATGGGCCTGCCCTGCGTCTATTACGGCGATGAATTTGGCATGGAAGGCGGAGAAGATCCGGATTGCCGCAGATGTATGGTGTGGAATGAGGAGGATCAGAACCGGGAGCTGTTTGATTTCTACAAGCTGCTCATCTCGCTTAGGAAGGAGCGTGCCGCCCTTCGCAGCGGCCGTTTCCGCGTCCTGTTGGCGGAAGAGGACAACGGCTCGCTTATTTACGAGCGGCTGGACGGCAAGGAGCATTTTACGATTTGGATGAACCGATCGGACGAGCCAGCCGAGCTGTCGCATCCGATGAACGAAGGGGGATGGAGTGATGCTTTAACCGGTGAGCGGATCGACAACCCTGACGGCAAGCTTGTTATCGGGCTCGAGCCTAACGGCTACCGGATTGTCTGGCGTAAAATCGAATAA
- a CDS encoding SDR family oxidoreductase, which yields MSRHSTARRIEGKVALITGAGSGIGRAAAIRFAEEGANLVLLDRDRQTLSVVCREAEAFGAKSIAVEADISDEHSLAEAYDKAISAFGQLDIVFANAGINGTISPIEHMSKEEWEATINVNLTGTFLTVKHAIPLLKEKGGSIIITSSINGNRVFSNFGFSAYSSSKAGETAFTRMAALELAEYGIRVNAICPGAISTNIDQSTKPKPELEEIRIPVEFPEGGHPLEDGPGQPAQVANLVLFLASDEASHITGTSVYIDGAESLLRG from the coding sequence ATGTCCCGTCATTCAACTGCCAGACGAATAGAAGGAAAAGTTGCCCTAATAACCGGTGCCGGTTCCGGTATCGGACGAGCTGCCGCGATCCGGTTCGCGGAGGAAGGAGCGAATCTTGTTCTGCTTGACCGCGACCGGCAGACACTCTCCGTCGTCTGCCGCGAGGCCGAAGCGTTTGGAGCCAAATCCATCGCCGTAGAAGCCGATATTTCGGACGAGCATTCTTTGGCGGAGGCCTACGACAAGGCCATCTCCGCTTTTGGGCAGCTGGATATTGTTTTTGCCAACGCAGGCATTAACGGTACCATATCCCCCATTGAGCATATGAGCAAGGAGGAATGGGAAGCTACGATCAACGTAAATCTGACCGGGACATTCTTGACCGTCAAGCATGCGATCCCGCTCCTGAAGGAAAAAGGCGGCAGCATTATCATAACGAGCTCCATTAACGGCAACCGCGTATTCTCGAATTTCGGCTTCAGCGCCTACAGCAGCTCGAAGGCCGGCGAGACTGCTTTTACCCGCATGGCAGCCCTCGAACTTGCGGAATACGGCATTCGCGTCAATGCGATTTGCCCCGGTGCCATCTCGACAAACATTGATCAATCCACAAAGCCCAAGCCTGAGCTCGAAGAGATTCGGATCCCCGTTGAGTTCCCGGAAGGCGGCCATCCGCTTGAGGATGGACCCGGACAGCCCGCGCAGGTTGCGAATCTCGTGCTGTTTCTCGCTTCGGACGAAGCAAGCCATATTACCGGGACCTCGGTCTATATCGACGGGGCGGAATCACTGCTTCGCGGTTAA
- a CDS encoding YhgE/Pip domain-containing protein, whose product MERLKQALRAFMKRPTTWVGIITALTFQIVFSLIWMTGYDGVTDRANQLHIAVVNKDQQLGEQVAANLLKELPFQMSRQDDLDAAKQQLDDRKLQMIIYMPEDFTQKTASPDGQANIQYWINESNPALIKSMMNGVAQQVTAEVNKQAVAAGVKTTLGVTAKLPEDQAATAAQSLSERVTADIQSTNAIHGMNNQMVPMMMVLASYVGAMIMGMNLEQSAMAVSAGVSRWRRFGARSIINIAAAVVVSLVGSTLLYALGGQIEQGFIHLWLFEMLFLLTFMFVSQMFLYLFGMAGMLFNIMLLSAQLVSSGTIVPRELLSDFYTGLGSVLPATYAVEGNMNLLFGGPGVGHEAAVLFLITAVAVAVSAAATGLKRSAGQKHGATVAAK is encoded by the coding sequence GTGGAGAGATTGAAACAGGCATTGCGGGCATTTATGAAGCGTCCGACCACGTGGGTCGGGATTATTACGGCATTAACCTTTCAAATTGTATTCTCTTTGATTTGGATGACGGGCTATGACGGGGTAACCGATCGTGCCAATCAGCTGCATATTGCGGTTGTTAATAAAGACCAGCAGCTTGGAGAGCAGGTAGCGGCTAATCTGTTGAAGGAGCTGCCGTTCCAGATGTCCCGGCAGGATGATTTGGACGCTGCCAAGCAGCAGCTCGATGACCGGAAGCTTCAGATGATTATTTACATGCCGGAGGATTTTACGCAAAAGACGGCGTCTCCCGATGGTCAGGCCAACATTCAGTATTGGATTAATGAGTCGAATCCTGCTTTAATAAAAAGTATGATGAACGGGGTAGCGCAGCAGGTTACGGCCGAAGTGAACAAGCAGGCGGTAGCTGCCGGCGTGAAGACAACGCTTGGAGTGACTGCCAAGCTGCCGGAAGACCAAGCCGCTACGGCAGCACAAAGTCTGTCTGAACGCGTAACGGCAGATATTCAGTCGACCAATGCCATTCACGGCATGAACAATCAGATGGTGCCGATGATGATGGTGCTTGCTTCTTACGTCGGTGCCATGATTATGGGCATGAACCTGGAGCAGTCGGCCATGGCTGTCTCTGCCGGGGTGAGCCGCTGGAGAAGATTCGGGGCAAGAAGCATTATTAATATCGCTGCCGCGGTTGTTGTATCCCTGGTAGGCTCGACGTTGCTGTATGCGCTTGGCGGGCAAATCGAGCAGGGCTTTATTCATCTATGGTTGTTTGAAATGCTGTTCCTGTTAACCTTTATGTTCGTATCGCAAATGTTTCTCTATCTGTTTGGCATGGCAGGCATGCTGTTCAATATTATGCTCTTGTCGGCACAACTGGTATCCTCGGGTACGATTGTTCCGCGCGAGCTGTTATCGGACTTCTATACCGGGTTAGGTTCCGTTCTTCCCGCAACGTACGCGGTTGAAGGCAATATGAACTTATTGTTTGGCGGACCCGGCGTAGGCCATGAGGCAGCGGTTCTCTTCCTGATTACGGCGGTGGCCGTAGCGGTGAGCGCCGCGGCAACGGGGCTGAAACGAAGCGCCGGCCAAAAGCATGGGGCAACGGTCGCAGCCAAATAA
- a CDS encoding TetR family transcriptional regulator: MTTNESDVKSRILLAARKLFASQGFDGTTVRQICEEAGGANVALISYHFGGKENMFAALFDAYFPSQQFANVDKDLPPLDGVKLVISEVSKFRYNDPELVQIIQYEILLNTSRIDKIRYYVMPLWQALRKWLEAGREQGVFQFNSVDLTVYSIAGVLLFNRNSEYWQAIRSEGPYTLDYTIEEMTHFILGGLQVKL, translated from the coding sequence ATGACAACGAATGAGAGCGATGTGAAGTCCCGCATCCTGCTTGCGGCAAGGAAGCTGTTTGCCAGCCAGGGCTTTGACGGAACAACGGTAAGGCAAATATGCGAGGAAGCGGGCGGGGCTAACGTCGCTCTCATTTCGTATCATTTTGGCGGGAAAGAGAATATGTTCGCGGCTTTGTTTGATGCTTATTTTCCTAGTCAACAGTTTGCTAACGTGGACAAAGACCTTCCGCCGCTTGACGGCGTCAAGCTGGTTATTTCGGAGGTCAGCAAATTCCGGTATAACGATCCGGAGCTTGTACAAATTATCCAGTATGAAATCCTGCTGAACACTTCCCGTATCGACAAGATCCGATATTACGTTATGCCGCTGTGGCAGGCACTGCGAAAGTGGCTGGAGGCAGGGCGCGAGCAGGGCGTGTTCCAATTCAACTCGGTTGATCTTACCGTTTACTCCATCGCGGGCGTATTGTTGTTCAACCGCAATTCCGAGTACTGGCAGGCTATTCGCAGCGAGGGGCCGTATACGCTGGATTACACGATTGAAGAGATGACTCATTTTATTTTGGGCGGCTTGCAAGTGAAGCTGTAA
- the groES gene encoding co-chaperone GroES: MIRPLGERVLIEPIAKEETTASGIVLPDTAKEKPQEGKVVAVGAGTLKDGARVALEVQVGDRVLFSKYAGTEIKYEGKEYLIMKESDIHAIFG, from the coding sequence ATGATCAGACCTTTGGGTGAACGCGTATTGATCGAACCGATCGCAAAAGAAGAAACGACTGCAAGCGGCATCGTTTTGCCGGATACAGCTAAAGAAAAACCGCAAGAAGGCAAAGTGGTGGCAGTTGGCGCCGGCACGCTGAAAGACGGTGCTCGCGTTGCGCTTGAAGTTCAAGTTGGCGACCGCGTCCTTTTCTCCAAATATGCGGGAACAGAAATCAAATACGAAGGCAAAGAGTATTTGATTATGAAGGAAAGCGACATTCACGCGATCTTTGGATAA